Genomic window (Stenotrophomonas maltophilia):
CCTCGTTCGGAGCGTCGCGGTCTTGCCCTTGCCGCTCTGGCGCGGGTGAGCATGGAGCATCGCAGCACGCATTTTCCCGCGCAGCTGTCAGGTGGCCAGCAGCAGCGCGTGGCGATCGCGCGCGCGCTTGTTGGCAACCCCGCCCTGCTGCTCGCCGATGAGCCCACCGGCAATCTGGATTCCCACAATGGTGAATCGGTCATGCGGTTGCTGGAGGAGCTTCATGCCGGCGGCGCGACGATCTGCATGGTGACCCACGATCCCAGGTACTCCGCCCGCGCAGACCGTGAAGTGTTCATGCTGGATGGCCGGATCAGCGAGCGGCACCTGGCCACGCCTACCTGAGCTGCGCCCTGCTCTGCCACGAACTTGACGCCACGCAACGGCCCACGGAGAATTCCGCGACTAATTCTCATTTGCTGTTGCGCAGGATGCGGGCGGCAGCCTCCCGGGCCCCTCTCCTTCGATGTTCAAGAACGTCCTGTTCCAACTGCACTGGCTGCTGGGCATCACCGCCGGTGCCGTACTGGCCGTGATGGGCCTCAGCGGCGCCGTGCTGTCCTTCGAGGATGAACTGCTGCGGGCGGCCAACCCCGGCTTCGCCGAGATCGCCGAACACCATGCCGATGGCCAGCTTCCACTTGCGCTGAGCGAACTGGCGCCGCTGCTGCAGGCAGGCAGTGAACGCCCGCTGCAGCGCCTGCGCGTGGATGCCACCGGGCAACGGCCCTCGGTGGCGCGCTTTGTCGGCGGCAAGGAACACTGGGTGTACTTCGACCCGTACAGCGGCGAGCGCTTCAGTGCCCTGCGTGGGCAGGCATTCTTCGACTTCGTCGAGGACCTGCATCGCCACCTCGCCGCCGGCGAGCGTGGCAAGTGGATCACCGGCAGCTGTGCGATCGCGCTGCTGTTCTTCACCCTGTCCGGTCTTTACCTGCGCTGGCCGCGACGCTGGTGGCACTGGCGCAGCTGGCTGGCGGTGGAATGGAAACGCAGCGGCCGAGGCTTCCTGTGGAGCCTGCACTCGGTGGTCGGCACCTGGGTGCTGCTGATCTACCTGATGAGTGCGCTGACCGGCCTGTGGTGGTCGTTCGACTGGTATCGCAGTGCCGCCAACACCCTGCTGGGCGTCGCACCGGCCGCCAAGCACAAGGTCGCCACCGACGCCGCCCTGAACCTGGAGCGCATCGAAGCCACGCTGTATGCACTGCCCGGCGTGCGCACCGGCTACATCGACCTGCGCCTGCCGGAAAAGCCCGGGCAGGCGCTGAATGTACGCGTGATGGCCGGTGATCCGTCGCAGCGCGGCGGCCACCACGATCGTGCGCATGACCTGCTGCAGCTCGATCCGGCCAGCGGTGCGATCCTCGATGCCCGTCCGTATGCACGCCAGGGCGCCGGCGGACAGCTGGCCACCAGCGTGTTCGCGCTGCATTCGGGCAGTTACTTCGGCGTGCCCGGGCGTGTGGTGACGATGCTCAGCAGTTTGGGCATGAGCCTGTTCTTCATCACCGGCTGGATGCTGTACCTGGACCGCCGCCGCAGCCAGCGCGCCGCGCGTGGCCTGCGCCAGTCGCTGCCTGCAACGCCTGCCGATGGCGGTGGCACGCCGTGGCTGGTGGTGCATGCCAGCCAGAGCGGGCTGGGCGAACAACTCGCGTGGCGCGCAGCCGCGCAGCTGCAGGCGTCCGGTCATGCGGTGCAGGTGCTGCCGCTGGCCCGCGTCGATGCCGCGCACCTGCTGCGTGCATCGAACGCGCTGTTCGTGCTGAGCACCTTCGGCGACGGCGAGCCGCCCGACGCCGCCCGGCGCGCAGCGCGGCAGTTGCTGGCACAAGCGCTGGATCTGTCCGGCCTGCAGTTTGGACTGCTGGCGCTGGGTGACCGACAGTACCCGCACTACTGCGGCTTCGGTCGCCAGGTTGACGGTTGGTTGCTCGGCAACGGCGCGCGTCCGCTGTTCGAGCGCATCGATGTCGA
Coding sequences:
- a CDS encoding PepSY domain-containing protein — translated: MFKNVLFQLHWLLGITAGAVLAVMGLSGAVLSFEDELLRAANPGFAEIAEHHADGQLPLALSELAPLLQAGSERPLQRLRVDATGQRPSVARFVGGKEHWVYFDPYSGERFSALRGQAFFDFVEDLHRHLAAGERGKWITGSCAIALLFFTLSGLYLRWPRRWWHWRSWLAVEWKRSGRGFLWSLHSVVGTWVLLIYLMSALTGLWWSFDWYRSAANTLLGVAPAAKHKVATDAALNLERIEATLYALPGVRTGYIDLRLPEKPGQALNVRVMAGDPSQRGGHHDRAHDLLQLDPASGAILDARPYARQGAGGQLATSVFALHSGSYFGVPGRVVTMLSSLGMSLFFITGWMLYLDRRRSQRAARGLRQSLPATPADGGGTPWLVVHASQSGLGEQLAWRAAAQLQASGHAVQVLPLARVDAAHLLRASNALFVLSTFGDGEPPDAARRAARQLLAQALDLSGLQFGLLALGDRQYPHYCGFGRQVDGWLLGNGARPLFERIDVDAASVPALRQWQQQLGALTGITTDDSVLPAATQMHDWRLLGRDRLNPGSIGGAIWRIRLAPPVNVQWQAGDILHIAPRHNARHASAVLKVQGLDPLQPLLVDGTPRTLLALASERELPDADAALTVQDACLWLAGLPLLPGREYSIASTADDGVVELVVRLVHDLSGRAGLGSGWLSLHAPVGASIVARVHRNPGFHRVSGTPMVLIGNGTGIAGLRSLLREAAHAGEHGHWLLFGERQRAHDFLFADEIEAWQADGHLARVDLAFSRDGEGGYVQDRLQAATATLHEWLQRGAVIHVCGSLQGMAEGVDQVLRAALGDEVVETLLENGRYRRDVY